The genomic stretch AGATTCTTGATGAGACTTTCGGTGTGAGAAGGGCCATGATGACCACGGTTCACGCATACACGGCGGACCAGCCGCTGGCCGATGCCCTCAGAGCGGATCTCCGCCGGAGCAGGTCGGCTGTAGAAAACATCATACCCAACGACACGTGGTCGCCGGACATCGTGGAATCATTGCTGCCCAAGTTCAAGGGTAAGCTGGCGGGAGTGGCGTTGAATGTTCCCGTGCCCGACGGTTCATGTGTGGATCTCACCACTCAGCTTGAGAGATTGCCGTCGGTTGAGGAAATAAACCGTGCCGTAAAGAAGACTGCCGAAGGTGAGTTGGCGGGGATAGTGGGTTACACGGAGGATCCCATTGTTTCCAGTGATGTGATTGGGGCCAGTGAGTCGATGATTTTCGATGCCGATGCCACTTTTATTACCGCCAACGCCCTTTTGAAGACGATCTGCTGGTACGATAACGGGTGGGGTTTCTCGAAACGAATTCTGGAACTGATTGACCGGTATCATTCATTATCCCAAAAACAGCCAACGGGAAAGGCCGCTGCATGAGAGTTGCCATCAATGGATTTGGCCGGATCGGGAGAACGGTCTTCCGGATTCTGAACGAAGGGTCTGATCCCCAGGTGGTGGCCATCAATGACATTGCTCCGAACGATGCTCTGGTATACCTGTTGAAATATGATACGGTAATGGGGCGATTTGAGGACAAGATCTCTCTGGAGGATAAGAATCTCATCACGAGCCGGCACAGTGTGAAAATGTTGGAAGAGCGCGATCCGGGTGGTTTGCCCTGGAAGGATCTTGGCATCGACGTTGTCGTGGAGTCGACGGGTGTGTTTCGGACGAGAGACAAGATCTCACCCCATCTCGATGCCGGAGCGAAACGAGTCATTCTGACAGTTCCGGCGAAGGACAAGATTGACCACACGGTGGTCATCGGGGTGAACGATCAAGAACTCAATCCGGATCACCGGATTGTCTCAAACGCCAGTTGTACCACCAATTGTCTTGCACCCATGGCAAAGGTTTTGAACGATGAATTCGGAATCGACTACGGCGTAATCAACACCATCCA from Candidatus Neomarinimicrobiota bacterium encodes the following:
- a CDS encoding glyceraldehyde 3-phosphate dehydrogenase NAD-binding domain-containing protein, giving the protein MSEPIRIGLVGFGRIGRNIFRLGYKNPNYHFVAISDLAEPESLHYLLMKDSVHGPMKDDVVLEGNYISVDSQRVRLVPGGGPGEIPWDSLGVDVVIDATGRFRRYVDLKKHLAAGAGRVFVTTPPEDEIDRIVIIGLNDSDISVNDRIVSSSSSTTQVLALMVKILDETFGVRRAMMTTVHAYTADQPLADALRADLRRSRSAVENIIPNDTWSPDIVESLLPKFKGKLAGVALNVPVPDGSCVDLTTQLERLPSVEEINRAVKKTAEGELAGIVGYTEDPIVSSDVIGASESMIFDADATFITANALLKTICWYDNGWGFSKRILELIDRYHSLSQKQPTGKAAA
- the gap gene encoding type I glyceraldehyde-3-phosphate dehydrogenase produces the protein MRVAINGFGRIGRTVFRILNEGSDPQVVAINDIAPNDALVYLLKYDTVMGRFEDKISLEDKNLITSRHSVKMLEERDPGGLPWKDLGIDVVVESTGVFRTRDKISPHLDAGAKRVILTVPAKDKIDHTVVIGVNDQELNPDHRIVSNASCTTNCLAPMAKVLNDEFGIDYGVINTIHAYTNDQRLADVPHTDWRRSRAAAENVILTSTGAARAVGKVLPELDGKLDGIAMRVPVPDGSVVDFVCQVRKDVTPELINEAVLDASTSGSMKEILEYSTTPIVSTDIIGNPHSSVYDAPFTRVLEGNLVKTLNWYDNEWGYSNRVVDLINIFHDWD